From one Anopheles cruzii chromosome 3, idAnoCruzAS_RS32_06, whole genome shotgun sequence genomic stretch:
- the LOC128272336 gene encoding cell division cycle 5-like protein, translating to MPRIMIKGGVWRNTEDEILKAAVMKYGKNQWSRIASLLHRKSAKQCKARWYEWLDPSIKKTEWSREEDEKLLHLAKLMPTQWRTIAPIIGRTAAQCLERYEYLLDQAQRKEEGEDGMDDPRKLKPGEIDPNPETKPARPDPKDMDEDELEMLSEARARLANTQGKKAKRKAREKQLEEARRLAALQKRRELRAAGIGSGNRKRKLKGIDYNSEVPFEKAPAPGFYDTTDEFVVPIATDFSSLRQQTLDGELRTEKEARERKKDKEKLKQRKENDVPTALLKNQEPAKKRSKLVLPEPQISDQELQQVVKLGRASEIAKEVASESGVETTDALLADYSITPQVAATPRTPAPVTDRILQEAQNMMALTHVETPLKGGVNTPLHQSDFSGVLPQSQTVATPNTVLATPFRSVRGADGGATPGGFLTPASGAVVPAGSATQPHLPGTTPNFLRDKLNINTEDGISVAETPAAYKSYQKQLKSTLKDGLALLPTPRNDYEIVVPDNETDEPTDDGALVEQMVPDQSDVDSKRKKDKLALEAKELSLRSQVIQRELPRPLEINNTVLRPTNEMHGLTDLQKAEELVKQEMVKMLNYDALRNPIQQAAGPSGKRPPLSQYQAYLDQHPYEEIDESELEEARSMLTTEMLVVKNGMAHGDLSLESYTQVWQECLSQVLYLPSQNRYTRANLASKKDRIESAEKRLEINRKHMAKEAKRCGKIEKKLKILTAGYQARAQALVKQLQDTNEQIEQNCLALSTFTFLAAQEDLAIPKRLESLTEDVMRQTEREKALQSRYAQLADELENMTRRVEDARVNGIDHDGDSTPRINGSHQEDDDEGQDESMKDVVEEGNRNMAEVVEEIAETDNGQQQQEPQEQLLQDNSESQDGQGPSDEETDRESKSEESSRDSVPEPPADEVEPMEQDAEGSNDNSSEDQN from the exons ATGCCGCGTATAATGATAAAGGGTGGTGTGTGGCGAAACACCGAG GATGAGATTCTCAAGGCCGCCGTAATGAAGTACGGCAAAAACCAATGGTCTCGGATTGCGTCACTGCTGCACCGCAAGTCTGCCAAGCAGTGCAAAGCCCGTTGGTATGAGTGGCTGGACCCGAGCATCAAGAAGACCGAATGGTCTCgcgaagaggacgaaaaaCTGCTCCATCTGGCCAAGCTGATGCCGACGCAATGGCGTACGATTGCACCCATCATTGGCCGCACCGCGGCCCAGTGTTTGGAACGGTACGAGTATCTGCTGGATCAAGCACAGCGCAAGGAGGAGGGTGAAGATGGAATGGACGATCCGCGCAAGCTGAAGCCCGGAGAGATAGATCCTAACCCGGAGACAAAACCAGCGCGCCCGGATCCGAAGGACATGGACGAGGATGAGCTCGAAATGCTTTCGGAAGCGCGAGCACGTTTAGCCAACACTCAGGGCAAAAAGGCGAAGCGTAAGGCACGGGAAAAGCAGCTCGAAGAAGCTCGCCGGTTGGCCGCGTTACAGAAGCGTCGGGAGCTTCGAGCAGCAGGTATCGGATCCGGCAATCGGAAGCGTAAGCTAAAGGGCATCGACTACAATTCGGAAGTTCCCTTCGAAAAGGCTCCGGCCCCTGGGTTTTATGACACTACCGACGAGTTTGTAGTTCCGATAGCGACGGATTTTTCGAGTCTGCGCCAACAGACGCTCGATGGTGAGTTGCGCACGGAAAAGGAAGCTCGCGAGCGGAAGAAGGACAAGGAAAAGCTTAAGCAGCGCAAAGAGAACGATGTACCGACGGCCCTCTTGAAAAACCAGGAACCGGCCAAAAAGCGATCGAAGTTAGTGTTGCCAGAGCCACAAATTTCGGACCAAGAGTTGCAACAAGTCGTCAAGCTGGGCCGTGCAAGTGAGATAGCTAAAGAGGTAGCATCAGAGAGCGGCGTCGAAACTACGGACGCACTTCTGGCGGACTATAGCATCACTCCGCAAGTGGCCGCTACACcacgcacaccagcaccggtgacGGATCGCATTCTGCAAGAGGCACAAAATATGATGGCCCTAACGCACGTGGAAACGCCTTTGAAGGGCGGCGTGAACACTCCGCTGCATCAGTCTGACTTCTCGGGAGTGCTGCCACAAAGTCAGACAGTCGCTACACCCAATACTGTGCTTGCGACCCCATTCCGGTCGGTTCGCGGTGCCGACGGTGGGGCCACCCCAGGAGGATTTTTAACTCCAGCCTCGGGTGCAGTTGTACCAGCCGGTTCCGCGACTCAGCCGCATTTGCCGGGGACTACGCCGAATTTCTTGCGCGACAAGCTGAACATTAACACAGAGGACGGCATAAGTGTGGCAGAAACACCGGCCGCATACAAATCATACCAAAAGCAACTGAAGTCCACGCTAAAAGACGGACTTGCTTTGCTGCCGACGCCGCGGAACGACTATGAAATTGTGGTGCCCGACAATGAAACAGATGAACCAACGGACGACGGGGCACTTGTGGAACAGATGGTTCCGGATCAGTCCGATGTCGATTCAAAGCGTAAAAAGGACAAACTGGCGCTAGAGGCGAAAGAACTGTCGCTACGTTCGCAGGTAATTCAACGTGAACTTCCGAGACCATTGGAAATCAACAACACCGTCCTGCGTCCGACAAACGAAATGCATGGACTAACGGACCTTCAAAAGGCCGAGGAGCTCGTGAAGCAGGAAATGGTAAAGATGCTCAACTACGACGCACTGCGCAATCCAATACAGCAGGCAGCGGGGCCATCGGGCAAACGTCCTCCTTTGAGTCAGTACCAGGCCTATCTGGATCAGCACCCGTATGAGGAGATCGACGAAAGTGAGCTGGAAGAAGCTCGCAGTATGCTCACAACAGAGATGCTAGTAGTGAAGAACGGTATGGCGCACGGTGACCTATCGCTAGAAAGCTACACGCAAGTGTGGCAGGAATGCTTGTCGCAGGTGTTGTACCTTCCGAGTCAGAACCGTTACACGCGTGCCAATTTGGCAAGTAAAAAGGATCGTATTGAGTCGGCAGAGAAGCGCCTTGAAATCAATCGAAAGCACATGGCTAAAGAAGCGAAACGATGTGGGAAGATTGAGAAAAAGCTCAAAATCCTCACAGCGGGATATCAGGCTAGGGCCCAGGCCCTGGTAAAGCAGCTTCAGGACACCAACGAGCAGATCGAACAAAACTGTTTGGCGCTGTCGACGTTCACATTTCTGGCCGCTCAGGAAGATCTTGCGATTCCGAAGCGCTTAGAATCGCTCACAGAGGATGTCATGAGACAGACGGAGCGCGAAAAAGCACTACAATCTCGGTACGCGCAGTTGGCGGATGAACTTGAAAATATGACACGCCGCGTTGAAGATGCGCGCGTGAATGGCATCGATCACGACGGGGATAGTACACCACGGATTAATGGTAGTCACCAagaagacgatgatgaaggTCAAGACGAAAGCATGAAGGATGTTGTAGAAGAAGGCAATCGTAATATGGCCGAAGTTGTTGAAGAGATAGCAGAAACCGATAatggacagcagcagcaggaaccaCAAGAACAACTCCTACAAGACAATAGTGAGTCACAGGACGGTCAGGGACCAAGTGATGAAGAAACGGATCGAGAGAGCAAAAGCGAGGAAAGCTCTCGTGACTCAGTTCCGGAGCCACCGGCAGACGAAGTTGAACCAATGGAGCAAGACGCTGAAGGCAGTAACGACAACAGCAGCGAAGATCAGAACTAA
- the LOC128272640 gene encoding TGF-beta-activated kinase 1 and MAP3K7-binding protein 1-like, protein MIRMEAMENNNKTRSWTDDLKVCNQTGVGEATNQIYKEDGSRYEGYKSRDKKCLCIAENTLSMYAILSGHNEVKVAEYALQGLAADLLLGQLNSCHTDEAVKELMRQSFNSVEKGYLDSINTHVARKTAIQMQLSADGMNQYEISQQFENVLQKLDWINNELSIGASAVVGLIHRSHLYLGNIGNCRALLCKTGEHDTLTVTQLSIDHNLLNAEEAARLFRLGLMAQNFEGVPLYSTRCIGNYLGKAGYKDCNFLSSASTEPVIFEPEIVGGIQITSACRFLVLMSSGLCRALHDICTGDTSTGNRELVRMISEEFQNQSTLAGVAQSVVHRIVQKHHDVYMQLVEENKPVTFSSRDDVTLLIRNFNYALPKAFMNRNRSINSFSSTSSDATPTESDHCTINSNISVTSSNITQPGNPYDANQRIRSHVDFSEFYKRVAEAKALGQLPGNIEFD, encoded by the exons ATGATCAGAATGGAGGCCATGGAGAACAACAATAAGACCAGATCGTGGACCGACGACCTTAAAGTTTGTAATCAGACAGGAGTGGGCGAGGCGACGAATCAAATCTATAA GGAAGATGGTAGCAGGTACGAGGGCTATAAGTCGCGCGACAAAAAGTGCCTTTGCATAGCGGAAAATACCTT GTCAATGTATGCAATACTTTCCGGTCATAATGAAGTCAAAGTGGCGGAGTATGCCCTGCAAGGCTTGGCTGCCGATCTACTTCTCGGTCAGCTAAATTCCTGCCACACTGACGAAGCGGTCAAAGAGTTGATGCGCCAATCGTTCAACTCCGTGGAGAAAGGTTACTTGGATTCAATCAATACGCACGTCGCGAGGAAAACCGCTATCCAGATGCAATTGTCGGCGGATGGTATGAATCAATACGAAATATCGCAACAGTTTGAAAACGTGCTGCAGAAACTGGACTGGATCAACAACGAACTGTCGATCGGGGCCAGCGCAGTGGTGGGTTTGATTCATCGGTCCCATCTTTACCTAGGAAACATAGGTAATTGTCGGGCGTTGCTCTGCAAGACGGGCGAACACGATACGCTTACGGTAACGCAGCTGAGTATCGACCACAATTTGCTGAACGCAGAAGAAGCTGCCCGTTTATTTCGGCTCGGGTTGATGGCGCAAAACTTTGAAGGTGTTCCTCTGTACAGCACACGGTGCATTGGCAACTACCTCGGCAAAGCGGGCTACAAAGACTGCAATTTTCTTTCGAGTGCCTCAACGGAACCAGTAATATTTGAACCGGAAATTGTTGGCGGTATACAGATTACGTCGGCTTGTCGGTTTCTTGTGCTGATGTCGAGCGGGCTTTGCCGAGCGTTGCATGATATTTGCACGGGTGACACATCAACTGGCAATCGCGAGTTGGTTCGGATGATTTCCGAAGAATTTCAAAACCAGTCAACCCTTGCCGGTGTGGCCCAGTCCGTGGTGCATCGTATTGTACAGAAGCATCACGACGTTTACATGCAGCTGgtggaggaaaacaaacccgtAACGTTCAGCAGCCGAGACGACGTAACGCTGTTGATaagaaattttaattatgcGCTCCCGAAGGCATTCATgaaccgcaaccgcagcatCAACTCGTTCAGCTCAACCAGCTCGGATGCTACACCGACGGAAAGTGATCATTGTACAATCAACTCTAACATTTCTGTTACAAGCTCCAACAT CACCCAACCCGGCAACCCTTACGACGCGAATCAGCGAATTCGATCACATGTGGACTTTTCTGAATTCTACAAACGCGTTGCCGAAGCCAAGGCGCTTGGCCAGCTACCGGGAAACATAGAATTCGACTGA
- the LOC128271277 gene encoding BTB/POZ domain-containing protein 7 translates to MNPGLWGCLIPCGLSYWCESKSGGDHPPCITTEMGATASTDCPGSSAGGGGGGGSGGGMLGLSGITSTSSGAAGATTTPLSSGGGLGYGPMCGPGGGVGSSGIGGPGAVVRERRKKVTGFATLKKKLIRRRRSSKACDHGRVLREFVSSWSPMELSALLEEYESLAALKDLSVQAELARPPATTFKQDLASLYDFRHCTDCDLVFRGTVFPVHRAILSARCSYFRDLLAGCPGYGARICLELRSSPVDVAMFSSLLRYLYTGDLCTHDPSIDVSLLRRLGEDFGTPNPLENDLRYLLETGDYADAAIVFTSEGGDYHRPDSGSSEYGFRPKLELPCHKAILSARSPFFKNMIQRRTRNVSEEHQLHGTDRSLHATTRIVLDESVIPKRYARVLLHAIYLDTVDLSLILRGNGCGSGAGSLGEVQALTHTGRARPSPLEEAMELYQIGRFLELDILAQGCEDLILEWLSLETLATVLRWGSQPHGSAWVYRQACHYLREEFSAIVGSPVLFQLDKSQLIEALQNNFLQASELEVLQAVLKWGEQELIRRMEDREPNLLSHTAHSVTRKGIKKRDLSDVELREILSELLPHVRMDHVLPPNNEILNQAIRRGLVSTPPSHMIGDERESLRINAWIRGGKNHGLFVRPRLFMPYYEEVKVLLEDHIASQQIELLRMRRARHMPDIPDTLYMVSRLNSNTGTNLGGGSAAGVDVVAATSASIPAPDAPTMELMQKREQKLRQAPGCQRALGLSLSSRSEINRQIRLRVVREFNFPDEVAELLECANCYCTDGEANGAEEHKVTQDYDQDDHHHHHHHHHHHHHHSQQNRHQHHRHHDLHASQQSLDDESTPPPSPALPGDIGPQAVPCFGRNMTFPRQQPTVPGQSYSGQQHQQPSHHPPLSHQQHSLLSHGTGTGGGTGVGAGLHASVSNNPLGLLGTHRRQELPSVIPGGDIVAYRLSAPAGGGVGGSAGGGGSGVGGVGLDLGEIGACSDGHLSDVMPDVAMATASLGQLHLGGGSGINGGAGGNGGAGSLGNGGSSSSDVHESLHLDLGDGPSHMIGAAAIGGLHHNISQHHRLPPSGPAPATSTFHHYMTRNLLNPIHPSNSSQQSAQQSSHQSTASTSGSSGSSMSMMAHAASHGSQASLSLAATNHQQQQQHHASQQQLLSVASSSQQQQHQPSQQLPSSSLAQRSSSPYTLHRASPSLPHSSYHSGPPRFL, encoded by the exons ATGAATCCTGGTCTATGGGGCTGTCTGATACCCTGTGGACTGTCATACTGGTGTGAGAGCAAGAGCGGTGGCGATCATCCTCCATGCATTACGACGGAGATGGGTGCAACAGCGTCAACCGACTGTCCCGGCTCTAGtgcaggaggaggaggaggaggtggaAGTGGTGGCGGTATGCTCGGTCTGTCAGGGATCACTTCAACGTCATCGGGGGCTGCGGGAGCCACTACGACCCCGTTATCCTCGGGAGGAGGTCTGGGCTACGGGCCGATGTGCGGCCCTGGCGGCGGTGTTGGTAGTTCCGGTATCGGTGGTCCCGGGGCTGTGGTGCGCGAAAGGCGCAAGAAAGTGACGGGTTTCGCGACGTTAAAGAAAAAACTCATCCGACGACGCCGCTCGTCGAAAGCCTGTGATCATGGACGGGTGCTGCGTGAGTTCGTGTCTAGCTGGAGTCCGATGGAGCTGTCCGCACTGCTGGAGGAGTATGAGTCGCTGGCCGCACTGAAGGACCTCTCGGTGCAGGCTGAGttggcccgcccgcccgctacCACCTTCAAGCAGGATCTGGCTTCGCTGTACGATTTCCGGCATTGCACCGACTGCGATCTAGTGTTTCGCGGGACCGTGTTCCCGGTGCACCGGGCAATACTGTCCGCACGCTGTTCTTACTTTCGGGATCTGCTCGCTGGGTGCCCCGGATATGGGGCACGTATCTGCCTGGAGCTACGTTCTTCACCGGTCGATGTGGCCATGTTTTCGTCGCTTCTTCGCTACCTTTACACCGGCGATCTCTGCACGCACGATCCGAGCATCGACGTCAGTTTGCTGCGCCGGCTTGGAGAAGATTTCGGAACGCCCAATCCGCTGGAAAACGATCTGCGATACCTGCTGGAAACGGGGGACTATGCGGATGCAGCCATTGTGTTCACGTCGGAGGGTGGTGACTACCATCGACCCGATTCCGGGAGCTCAGAGTACGGTTTTCGGCCGAAGCTGGAGCTTCCTTGCCACAAAGCGATTCTGAGCGCTCGGTCGCCGTTTTTCAAGAACATGATACAGCGAAGGACACGGAACGTGAGCGAAGAGCATCAGCTGCACGGTACGGATCGGTCACTGCACGCGACAACACGCATCGTGCTGGACGAGAGCGTGATTCCGAAGCGCTATGCACGGGTGTTGCTGCATGCCATCTACCTGGACACGGTCGATTTGTCGTTGATACTGCGCGGTAACGGATGTGGTAGCGGCGCGGGGAGTCTGGGTGAGGTGCAGGCACTTACGCACACGGGCCGGGCACGGCCGTCTCCGTTGGAGGAGGCGATGGAACTGTACCAGATTGGCCGGTTTCTCGAGCTGGATATACTGGCGCAGGGCTGTGAGGATTTGATACTCGAGTGGCTGTCACTGGAAACGCTGGCTACCGTGTTGCGGTGGGGCAGCCAACCGCACGGGTCAGCCTGGGTGTACCGGCAGGCGTGTCACTATTTGCGCGAAGAGTTTTCGGCGATCGTTGGCTCGCCGGTCCTCTTCCAGCTGGACAAATCGCAGCTGATCGAGGCTCTGCAAAACAATTTCCTGCAGGCATCGGAGCTGGAGGTGCTGCAGGCGGTGTTGAAATGGGGCGAGCAGGAGTTGATCCGTCGGATGGAGGACCGGGAACCGAACCTTCTCAGTCACACGGCCCACTCCGTAACGCGGAAGGGTATTAAGAAGCGCGACTTGAGCGACGTGGAGCTGCGGGAGATACTTTCGGAGCTTCTGCCGCATGTGCGCATGGATCACGTGTTGCCACCGAACAACGAGATCCTCAATCAGGCCATCCGGCGCGGATTGGTGAGCACACCGCCGTCACACATGATCGGCGACGAGCGCGAGAGTCTGCGAATTAATGCGTGGATTCGGGGTGGCAAAAATCATGGATTGTTCGTGCGGCCACGGCTGTTTATGCCATACTACGAAGAGGTGAAGGTGCTGCTAGAAGATCACATTGCCTCGCAGCAGATCGAGCTGCTGCGGATGCGACGGGCGCGCCACATGCCCGACATTCCCGATACGCTCTACATGGTGTCACGGTTAAACAGTAACACCGGCACCAACCTCGGTGGTGGATCGGCGGCCGGAGTTGATGTAGTCGCAGCGACCTCCGCCTCGATTCCTGCGCCTGACGCTCCGACGATGGAATTGATGCAGAAACGGGAGCAAAAGCTACGCCAAGCTCCAGGCTGCCAGCGGGCGCTTGGTTTGTCGCTTTCGAGCCGATCGGAGATCAACCGACAGATCCGGTTGCGCGTCGTGCGGGAGTTTAACTTCCCGGACGAGGTTGCCGAATTACTCGAGTGCGCCAATTGTTACTGCACCGACGGGGAGGCGAATGGAGCGGAGGAACACAAAGTGACACAGGATTACGATCAagacgatcaccaccaccaccaccatcaccaccatcaccatcatcatcattcgcaGCAGaatcgtcatcagcatcatcggcaccACGATCTGCACGCTAGCCAGCAATCGTTGGACGATGAGTCGACGCCGCCCCCTTCGCCAGCTCTGCCCGGCGACATTGGGCCGCAAGCCGTGCCCTGCTTCGGTCGGAATATGACATTCCCCCGCCAACAACCGACGGTCCCAGGGCAGTCGTACTCcggtcagcagcaccagcaaccgtCACACCATCCTCCGCTATCGCATCAGCAACATTCGTTGCTTTCTCACGGTACTGGGACAGGAGGAGGTACCGGTGTCGGCGCTGGGTTACATGCGTCCGTGTCCAACAATCCCCTGGGGCTGCTGGGAACGCACCGGCGTCAGGAGCTTCCATCTGTTATACCGGGCGGTGACATAGTGGCGTACCGTTTAtcggcaccggccggtggcggagTCGGCGGTTCTGCCGGAGGCGGAGGTAGCGGTGTCGGTGGGGTTGGGCTAGACCTAGGTGAAATAGGTGCGTGTTCAGATGGCCACCTGTCCGACGTAATGCCAGACGTGGCAATGGCCACGGCTTCACTCGGACAGCTTCACCTGGGCGGAGGAAGCGGCATAAACGGTGGTGCAGGTGGAAATGGTGGTGCGGGAAGCTTGGGAAATGGTGGAAGTTCCAGCTCAGATGTCCACGAAAGCCTTCACCTGGATCTGGGCGACGGACCGAGCCACATGATCGGTGCCGCGGCGATTGGTGGATTACATCACAATATTTCG caACACCATCGTTTGCCCCCTAGTGGTCcagcaccggccaccagcacgTTCCATCATTACATGACACGAAACCTGTTGAACCCAATCCATCCGTCGAATTCGTCCCAGCAATCGGCGCAACAATCGTCCCATCAATCGACGGCATCCACATCGGGCTCGTCGGgctcgtcgatgtcgatgatgGCCCATGCGGCTTCTCACGGTTCCCAAGCGTCTCTGTCTTTGGCTGCCACtaatcaccaacaacaacagcagcatcatgcctcacagcagcagctgctgagCGTAGCGTCGTcatcccagcagcagcaacatcaaccgTCGCAGCAACTGCCATCGTCGTCTTTGGCCCAACGATCTTCCTCGCCGTACACACTGCATCGAGCCAGTCCGAGTTTGCCGCATAGTTCATATCACTCTGGACCACCGCGCTTCTTATAG